The following are encoded in a window of Candidatus Eremiobacterota bacterium genomic DNA:
- a CDS encoding YccF domain-containing protein: MNFLGNIIWVLCGGIIAAIAWSLAGLILCVTIVGIPFGLQCFKISAFVLWPFGKEITVGNFGVGGLLFNIIWIILFGWEFAIGHLVLGIIFYITIIGIPFGNQHFKLAKLGLVPFGAEIRREG; the protein is encoded by the coding sequence TGGCGGAATCATCGCAGCGATCGCCTGGTCGCTGGCAGGCCTGATCCTGTGCGTGACAATCGTGGGGATACCATTCGGCCTTCAGTGCTTCAAGATTTCGGCTTTTGTGCTGTGGCCTTTCGGAAAAGAAATAACGGTCGGTAATTTCGGCGTGGGGGGATTACTATTCAACATCATCTGGATTATTCTCTTCGGATGGGAGTTTGCCATAGGGCATCTTGTGCTCGGTATAATCTTTTATATCACCATCATAGGGATACCATTCGGCAATCAGCATTTCAAGCTTGCCAAGCTCGGACTCGTGCCTTTCGGAGCGGAGATACGCAGAGAGGGCTGA
- a CDS encoding carboxypeptidase regulatory-like domain-containing protein: MKATTHRLTLTLLLVSILLLSALNGCADSGTSATSYWGGGSQGAATYKVSGTIVSPITLQPIQGMACSLQALDGSKSALTTTDAQGSYSFSDLAAGNYRLVTTRDGNITDNSYFTVTQDMTINQTSIKKDDWTVVMGADHPYDATKAYVSAVVDHTGGGTPPVKTAGSPRDAGKDGVVVDLFSKAKARGSGYQARCYFDASGKADWNATSTSSSGVALFYQASSSDSYTMVATKSGHTFDNVNNIAPVQGEFTNYLMNSKSAGSAVKLTGLCFGPYLTGAPPDQRTVDQLTTLITPIANYTNGIRTYSMTSGLDQIPGIAKGLGLKVVACAWLDGTNTANGTIAANQIPEIQNLVTQATAHNVDIALVGSETTNNGLSIDNLKQYITDTKALLSGTTTSSGAPVQVASGLMFSEASNTAVGNLCDVLFVHVYPCYASPSGTAPTSAAISANLDWAYNYFKGLYPDVASGSKQFIIGEIGWATAGSDPSCPLSVFNTQNAATHLQTVMTWASTNNVEYYYFEAYDEPWKAANGNWEGSFGLWDSSMNIKPDISKVLGITQ; encoded by the coding sequence ATGAAAGCCACGACACACAGATTGACTCTCACGCTTCTGCTTGTCAGCATCCTGCTGCTCTCCGCTCTCAATGGCTGCGCGGACTCGGGAACGAGCGCCACTTCATACTGGGGAGGAGGCTCGCAGGGTGCGGCGACCTACAAGGTAAGCGGTACAATAGTGAGTCCTATCACGCTTCAGCCCATCCAGGGCATGGCATGCTCCCTCCAGGCTCTTGACGGCTCGAAGAGCGCCTTGACGACAACCGACGCGCAGGGCAGCTACTCCTTCTCTGACCTGGCGGCGGGGAATTACAGGCTTGTCACGACCAGGGACGGCAATATCACCGACAACTCCTATTTCACCGTGACTCAGGACATGACCATCAACCAGACGAGCATCAAAAAGGACGACTGGACGGTCGTGATGGGCGCCGACCACCCTTATGACGCCACCAAGGCCTATGTGAGCGCCGTCGTTGATCATACCGGCGGGGGAACGCCTCCCGTCAAGACAGCCGGAAGCCCCAGGGATGCCGGCAAGGACGGCGTGGTGGTGGATCTCTTCTCGAAAGCCAAGGCAAGAGGGTCAGGCTACCAGGCCCGCTGCTACTTTGACGCGTCGGGCAAGGCCGACTGGAACGCCACCTCCACGTCAAGCTCCGGAGTAGCACTCTTTTACCAGGCATCCTCAAGCGATTCCTACACGATGGTCGCCACGAAATCGGGGCACACCTTCGATAACGTCAACAACATCGCGCCGGTCCAGGGAGAGTTCACCAATTACCTGATGAACTCGAAAAGCGCCGGGTCTGCGGTGAAGCTCACGGGGCTCTGCTTCGGGCCGTATCTCACGGGAGCGCCTCCGGATCAGAGAACAGTAGATCAGCTTACTACGCTCATCACCCCCATCGCGAACTACACAAACGGCATAAGGACCTACTCGATGACAAGCGGCCTGGATCAGATACCGGGAATTGCCAAGGGGCTCGGTCTCAAAGTGGTCGCCTGCGCCTGGCTTGATGGAACCAACACGGCAAATGGCACCATAGCGGCAAATCAGATTCCCGAGATACAGAACCTTGTCACCCAGGCCACGGCTCACAATGTGGACATAGCCCTCGTAGGAAGCGAGACGACCAACAACGGGCTGAGCATTGACAACCTGAAGCAATATATCACCGATACGAAAGCTCTGCTGAGCGGCACGACCACGTCAAGCGGCGCCCCCGTGCAGGTGGCATCAGGGCTCATGTTCAGCGAAGCCTCAAATACGGCCGTAGGGAATCTCTGCGATGTCCTCTTCGTGCACGTTTATCCCTGCTATGCTTCACCCTCTGGAACCGCCCCAACTTCCGCCGCCATCTCAGCCAACCTTGACTGGGCATATAATTATTTCAAAGGACTTTACCCCGATGTCGCAAGCGGCTCGAAGCAGTTCATAATCGGCGAGATCGGGTGGGCGACGGCCGGATCGGACCCTTCCTGCCCGCTTTCCGTTTTCAACACCCAGAACGCTGCCACCCACCTGCAGACAGTCATGACCTGGGCAAGCACCAATAACGTGGAATATTACTACTTCGAAGCCTATGACGAGCCCTGGAAAGCCGCAAATGGAAACTGGGAGGGCAGCTTCGGCCTCTGGGACAGCAGTATGAATATCAAGCCCGATATCTCTAAGGTCCTCGGCATTACTCAATGA